The following coding sequences lie in one Arachis ipaensis cultivar K30076 chromosome B03, Araip1.1, whole genome shotgun sequence genomic window:
- the LOC107629419 gene encoding receptor-like kinase TMK4 — MSLPKTLLSLLLLFVTIAAVTADDSAVMSKLLKSLTSPPTDWSPNTPYCQWTGITCDSSNRVTKITLSSKSLTGTLPSDLNSLSQLTDLYLQENSLSGPLPSLSDLSNLQTAYFGRNNFTSVPSAAFSGLTSLQKLSLFNNPSLSPWPFPTDLTQSSTLSDLDFGSAGITGDLPDIFDSFPSLQNLRLSYNNLTGALPKSLASSSIINLWLNNQQNGLSGTIEVLSNMTQLAQLWLHKNQFTGGIPDLSKCDSLFDLQLRDNKLTGVVPSSLMALPSLKNVSLDNNELQGPVPVFGKGVQVTLDGINSFCRDTPGPCDDKVMVLLKVAEGFGYPSRFAESWKGNDPCSGWSFVVCSGEKITTLNFKNLGLQGIISPAFANLTDLRSLYLSGNNLTGSIPESLTTLPQLETLDVSNNNLFGEVPKFPPRVKLLTSGNAMLGKNPGPGGGGGGSRTSPSEGSGPSASPVEPRKGSSLPPGWIAGIVVFVLLFVFVVVFVSWKCYVRNRHRKFGRVGIPQNGKGNFKLDTESVSNSNGYGGVPSDLQSQSSGDRSDLNGFDGGNALISIHVLRQVTNNFSEENILGRGGFGVVYKGELPDGTKIAVKRMESVAMGNKGMNEFQAEIAVLSKVRHRHLVALLGYCINGNERILVYEYMPQGTLTQHLFEWRELGCAPLTWKQRVAIALDVARGVEYLHSLAQQSFIHRDLKPSNILLGDDMRAKVADFGLVRLAPDGKYSVETRLAGTFGYLAPEYAATGRVTTKVDVYAFGVVLMELITGRRALDDTLPDERSHLVTWFRRVLINKENIPKAIDQTLEPDEETMESIYKVAELAGHCTAREPYQRPDMGHAVNVLVPLVEQWKPTRNAEEDNGGIDLQMSLPQALQRWQANEGTSTMFDMSYSQTQSSIPSKPSGFADSFDSMDCR; from the exons ATGTCTCTCCCCAAAACCCTACTTTCCCTCCTCCTTCTTTTTGTCACCATCGCCGCCGTTACCGCCGATGACTCAGCCGTCATGTCCAAACTCCTGAAATCCCTGACCTCCCCGCCCACCGACTGGTCCCCCAATACCCCTTACTGCCAATGGACCGGCATTACCTGCGACTCCTCCAACCGCGTCACCAAAATAACACTCTCCTCTAAGTCCCTCACCGGAACTCTCCCCTCCGATCTAAACTCCCTCTCTCAGCTCACTGACCTATATCTTCAAGAAAACTCCCTCTCCGGTCCACTCCCTTCTCTGTCCGACCTCTCTAACCTCCAAACTGCCTACTTCGGCCGCAACAACTTCACCTCCGTCCCCTCCGCCGCATTCTCCGGCCTCACCAGCCTCCAGAAACTCAGCCTCTTCAACAACCCTTCCCTCTCCCCCTGGCCCTTCCCCACCGACTTAACTCAATCATCAACCCTCAGCGACCTCGATTTCGGTTCCGCCGGAATCACCGGCGACCTTCCGGACATCTTTGACTCCTTCCCCAGTCTCCAGAACCTTCGCCTCTCCTACAACAACCTCACCGGAGCATTGCCCAAGTCCCTCGCCTCCTCCTCGATTATCAACCTGTGGCTTAACAACCAGCAAAACGGTTTATCGGGGACAATTGAGGTTCTCTCCAACATGACGCAGTTGGCTCAGTTGTGGCTCCACAAGAACCAGTTCACCGGTGGGATCCCTGATTTGTCGAAATGCGATAGCCTCTTTGATTTGCAGCTTAGGGATAACAAGCTAACCGGGGTCGTTCCGAGCTCATTGATGGCGCTTCCGAGCTTGAAGAACGTATCTTTGGACAACAATGAGTTGCAGGGTCCTGTGCCGGTGTTCGGTAAGGGTGTGCAGGTTACTCTTGATGGGATCAATAGTTTTTGTAGAGATACTCCTGGACCTTGTGATGATAAGGTGATGGTTTTGCTTAAGGTTGCTGAGGGTTTTGGGTATCCCAGTCGGTTTGCGGAGTCGTGGAAAGGGAATGATCCTTGCAGTGGTTGGAGTTTTGTGGTTTGTTCAGGGGAGAAGATTACTACTTTGAATTTTAAGAATCTGGGTTTGCAGGGGATTATTTCACCTGCATTTGCGAATTTGACTGATTTGAGGAGCTTGTACCTCAGCGGGAACAATTTGACTGGTTCTATACCCGAGAGCTTGACCACATTGCCCCAACTTGAGACTCTTGATGTTTCTAATAACAATCTGTTTGGGGAGGTTCCAAAATTCCCTCCAAGGGTGAAGTTATTAACTTCTGGTAATGCTATGCTTGGGAAGAATCCTGGTCCTGGGGGAGGTGGAGGAGGGAGCAGAACTAGTCCTTCTGAGGGGTCTGGTCCGAGTGCAAGTCCGGTTGAACCCAGGAAAGGTAGTTCCTTGCCGCCGGGTTGGATTGCTGGTATAGTggtttttgttttactttttgtttttgtgGTGGTCTTTGTATCCTGGAAGTGTTATGTCAGAAATCGGCACCGGAAGTTTGGAAGGGTTGGTATTCCTCAGAATGGAAAAGGAAACTTTAAACTTGATACGGAAAGTGTTTCCAATTCCAATGGATATGGTGGTGTGCCAAGTGATTTGCAAAGCCAGAGCAGTGGTGATAGGAGTGATCTTAATGGTTTTGACGGTGGAAATGCCTTGATTTCAATCCATGTTCTTCGGCAAGTAACCAATAATTTCAGTGAAGAGAACATTTTAGGTAGAGGAGGATTTGGTGTTGTTTATAAAGGGGAGTTGCCTGATGGAACAAAAATTGCTGTCAAGAGGATGGAATCTGTGGCAATGGGAAACAAAGGAATGAATGAGTTCCAAGCTGAGATTGCAGTTCTTAGTAAAGTTAGGCATAGACATCTGGTCGCTCTTTTGGGATATTGTATCAATGGCAATGAGAGGATTTTGGTATATGAGTACATGCCTCAAGGAACATTAACTCAGCATCTCTTTGAGTGGCGTGAACTTGGGTGTGCTCCCTTGACATGGAAACAAAGGGTAGCAATAGCTTTGGATGTAGCACGGGGTGTGGAATACTTGCACAGCTTAGCTCAGCAAAGCTTCATTCACAGAGATTTAAAACCCTCAAACATACTATTAGGTGATGACATGAGAGCAAAGGTTGCAGATTTTGGGTTGGTTCGGCTTGCACCGGATGGGAAGTACTCTGTCGAGACACGGCTGGCTGGAACATTTGGGTATCTTGCTCCTGAGTATGCAG CTACTGGAAGAGTGACAACCAAAGTGGATGTTTATGCATTTGGAGTAGTTTTGATGGAACTTATCACCGGTAGAAGGGCATTGGATGATACTTTGCCTGATGAAAGGTCTCACTTGGTTACATGGTTCCGAAGGGTACTAATTAACAAGGAAAACATACCAAAGGCAATTGATCAAACTCTTGAACCCGATGAAGAAACCATGGAGAGCATATATAAAGTGGCCGAGCTGGCGGGCCATTGCACAGCCCGTGAACCATACCAAAGGCCGGATATGGGGCATGCAGTGAATGTCTTGGTTCCACTTGTCGAGCAATGGAAACCAACTAGGAATGCTGAAGAAGACAACGGTGGCATTGACCTTCAGATGAGTCTTCCTCAAGCTCTGCAAAGATGGCAAGCCAATGAAGGCACTTCTACAATGTTTGATATGTCATACTCACAAACCCAATCAAGCATTCCCTCTAAACCTTCTGGCTTTGCAGATTCCTTCGATTCAATGGATTGCCGGTGA
- the LOC107629418 gene encoding crocetin glucosyltransferase, chloroplastic-like, protein MVNQNHRHHRFLLAIYPAQSHINPALQLAKRLISMGAHVTLLITLHVYRRMANKPSIPGLSLVTFSDGYDAGFSVFSGGDDDYRLYSSELKQRGSDFIAHLITSRAMEGEHFTCLIYTLLVPWAHEVARAFQLPTALLWIQAATVMSIVHPYFHGCETYIADKIKSKDEPFTIPGLPLLLSSCDVPTFLLVSTTNPLSFIFPLFEEQFRVLHKETNPTVLVNTFEALEPEALRALDGINMIPIGPLIPSAFLDGSNPRDTSFGGDILHASNDYVKWLDSQAESSVVYVSFGSYHELPKKQTEEIARALLGCEHPFLWVVRENLIKVEGRKEEEEWSYMEELKMKGKIVKWCSQVQVLSHTSLGCFVTHCGWNSTMETLISGVPVVAFPQWSDQNTNAKLMEDVWKIGVRVKPKVINEEGIVEAEEIRRCLDIVMGSGEKAKEVRKNAERWKMLSREAAKEGGPSDTNLKAFVNGVGQFMHVDG, encoded by the coding sequence ATGGTAAACCAGAACCACCGTCACCACCGCTTCCTCCTCGCAATCTACCCCGCACAAAGCCACATAAACCCTGCTCTTCAACTCGCCAAGCGACTCATCTCTATGGGCGCACATGTCACCCTTCTCATCACCCTCCACGTGTACCGCCGCATGGCCAACAAACCCTCCATCCCTGGTCTCTCCCTCGTCACTTTCTCCGATGGCTACGACGCTGGTTTCAGCGTCTTTTCCGGAGGGGATGATGACTACAGGCTCTACTCCTCGGAGCTCAAGCAACGCGGCTCCGACTTCATTGCCCACCTCATAACCTCTCGTGCTATGGAAGGCGAACATTTCACTTGTTTAATTTACACTTTGCTTGTTCCTTGGGCACATGAGGTGGCGCGTGCTTTTCAACTCCCAACCGCGCTGCTGTGGATTCAAGCCGCCACGGTGATGAGTATTGTCCATCCATACTTCCATGGCTGCGAAACTTACATCGCCGATAAGATTAAAAGCAAAGATGAGCCATTTACAATCCCGGGTTTGCCCTTGTTGCTATCATCATGTGACGTTCCAACTTTCTTGTTGGTATCAACCACAAACCCCTTGTCTTTCATCTTCCCCCTTTTCGAGGAGCAGTTTCGAGTTCTTCACAAAGAAACTAACCCTACCGTCCTCGTCAATACTTTTGAAGCTCTCGAGCCGGAGGCCCTGAGAGCCCTTGATGGAATCAACATGATTCCTATCGGACCGTTGATTCCATCCGCTTTCTTGGACGGCAGCAACCCCCGTGATACTTCATTTGGTGGTGACATTTTGCATGCAAGTAATGATTATGTCAAATGGTTGGACTCACAGGCGGAGTCTTCCGTTGTTTACGTGTCATTTGGTAGTTACCACGAACTGCCTAAGAAACAGACAGAGGAAATTGCACGTGCTTTATTAGGGTGTGAACATCCATTCCTGTGGGTTGTTAGAGAAAATTTAATTAAAGTTGAAGGAaggaaagaagaggaagagtggaGTTATATGGAGGAACTGAAAATGAAGGGGAAGATAGTGAAGTGGTGTTCACAGGTTCAAGTGCTGTCCCATACTTCACTGGGTTGTTTTGTGACGCATTGCGGTTGGAACTCCACCATGGAAACCCTAATTTCAGGGGTTCCAGTGGTGGCGTTTCCACAGTGGTCGGATCAAAACACAAATGCTAAGCTGATGGAAGATGTGTGGAAGATAGGGGTTAGAGTGAAGCCTAAAGTGATAAATGAGGAAGGGATAGTGGAAGCTGAAGAAATAAGGAGGTGTTTGGATATTGTGATGGGAAGTGGAGAGAAAGCAAAAGAAGTGAGAAAGAATGCGGAGAGATGGAAGATGTTGAGTAGAGAAGCAGCCAAAGAAGGTGGTCCCTCAGATACGAACCTAAAGGCTTTTGTGAATGGTGTTGGACAGTTTATGCATGTGGATGGCTAA